CAAGGTGGAGATCGACGTACTGTCGCTGTTCGGCGGGGTCGAGATCCGGGTGCCGGAGAACGTGAGCCTGCACGGCGGCGGCGTCGGCATCTTCGGCGGTTTCGACGTCAAGGAGCAGACGGCGGCCGACCCGTACGCGCCGGTGGTCCGGGTCAAGGGCACGGCCATCTTCGGCGGTTGTGACGCCAAGCCGCGCCGGGGCAAGAAGCTCAAGGAGTGGGTGCGCAAGCAACTCGGCGTCGACTGAAGCCGGTTGACCTCCGGCTGACCTGCTCGGCGCCTGTCGACCGAGGTGCCGGCCGACCTGCCCGACATCTCCCGAGTGCCCGGCCGTGGGGACAACTCCCGGCCGGGCACTCGTCGTTGTGGCGAGTGCACTGGGTAGTCGATTGCGTGCAGTGTGCATGAATCGCGCCGCGGTGGGGTAATTCCTCCGCACATCGCTTCTCGTACGGCTGCGCACCGGGGGCGGCCAAGCGGCCGGTCCGGGGGTTGGAAGAGCGGGGGCTCGCAGCCGGGCAGGGGAGCGAGCTTCCCCGTGTCCGAGAGCCTCGTCAGGAGTACGGCCGTGCTGCATCCGATCGAGTCCCGCACCACCTCGCCCGTCGCCGCCGCGCAGTTGTTGGAGCCCCGCCCCGACGGCCGCCGGCAGCCGCAGGGTTCCCCTGGCTCTGCGGGCTCTGCGGGCTCCGTGGGCGACGACAACCCCTGGCACACGGGCGCCGCGTGCCGGCGGGACGAGGTGGGGCTGTTCTTCGCGCCGTCCAAGGAGCCCACGGCGGCCCGGTTGTCGCGCGAGGAGCAGGCGAAGCAGGTGTGTGCGCGCTGCCCGGTGCTGCTGGAGTGCCGTGAGCACGCGCTGGCGCAGCCGGAGCCGTACGGGGTGTGGGGCGGGCTGACGGCCGCCGAGCGCCGGGTGGTGCTGGCCCGGCGCCGCCGCCGGGACACGGAGCTGCGCGAGGCGGCCAGGGTGGCCGCGGCCGGGCGGCGGATAGCGGGTTGACGGCGGGTCGAAGGCACCCGCCCACCGGAAGACGGACGCACCGCGGCCCCGGCGGAGGGGGATTCCGCCGGGGCCGCCAAGTGCCGGGTGTCGAGCCTCAGTTGGCGCGGTCGAAGTCGATCGCGCTGTAGGCCCGCAGCTTCGACAGCTTGTGGGTGGAGTTGATCTCGCGGATGGTGCCGCTCTTGGAGCGCATCACCAGCGAGCTGGTGGTGGCGGTCTCCTGGCGGTAGTGCACGCCGCGCAGCAGCTCGCCGTCGGTGATGCCGGTGGCGACGAAGAACACGTTCTCGCCGCTGACCAGGTCGTTGGTGGTGAGCACCCGGTCCAGGTCGTGGCCGGCGTCGAGGGCCTTCTGCCGCTCGGCCTCGTCCTTGGGCCACAGCCGGCCCTGGATCACGCCGCCCATGCACTTCAGGGCGCAGGCCGCGATGATGCCCTCGGGCGTGCCGCCGATGCCCATGAGCAGGTCGACGCCGGTGCCCTCGCGGGCGGCCATGATGGCGCCGGCCACGTCGCCGTCGGAGATGAACTTGATCCGGGCGCCGGCCTCGCGGATCTCGCGGACCAGGCCGTCGTGGCGCGGGCGGTCGAGGATGACGACGGTGACGTCCTCGACGGCGCTGCCCTTGGCCTTGGCGACCCGGCGGATGTTGACGGCCGGCGGGGCCGTGATGTCGACGAACTCGGCGGCCTCCGGGCCGGCCACCAGCTTGTCCATGTAGAACACGGCGCTGGGGTCGAACATGGTGCCGCGGTCGGCGACGGCGAGTACCGCGACGGCGTTGTTCATGCCCTTGGCGGTGAGGGTGGTGCCGTCGACTGGGTCGACCGCGACGTCACACTCGGCGCCGGTGCCGTCGCCGACACGCTCGCCGTTGAAGAGCATCGGGGCCTCGTCCTTCTCGCCCTCGCCGATGACGACCACGCCGTTCATCGAGACGGTCGAGACGAGGGTGCGCATCGCCTTGACTGCGGCGCCGTCCGCGCCGTTCTTGTCGCCGCGTCCGACCCACCGGCCGGCGGCCATCGCCGCCGCCTCGGTGACCCGGACGAGCTCGAGCGCGAGGTTCCGGTCCGGAGCCTCGGGCGCGACCTCCAGGGCACTGGGAAGGTGGTGCGGGTACTGCGTGGTCATCGTCGTTACCTCTCTGTACGCGACGGCCAGTAAGCGCCCGACTACTGCCAGGTCGAACGCCGTGGTGAGGGTTCTGCGATCGTATCCGCCCACGAGATGACTGTCTGTGGCGCGGGTCGCCACCCTTCGCCGGAAACCACCGGTTCGTCCCGCTTCACCCGGACGTGGGCACCCCGGGTGACGGGTCCCGGGAGTGTATGAGGGACCATGTGGGGGTGGCAGGAGAGAGCAAGGGCTTGAGAGGCCGGCAGACCGTACGGGACATGGTCCTGTCGATGCTGGCGGTCGGTGGCGTGGTCTGGATCGGGTACCTGTTCCTCCCGCACGATGCGGACAGCGTCCCGCCGCTCAAGGTCGAGTACCGGGTCGCGGCGGCTTCGGCGAAGCGCGCCGCGCCCTACCAGCTGGTCGCCCCGGAGGGGTTGTCCGACCGGTGGCGGGCCACCTCGGTCAGCTACCAGCCGGCCGCGCAGAGCAACGGCAAGGGCAACGCCTGGCACCTGGGCTTCGTCACGCCGTCCGGCCAGTACGCGGCGGTCGAGCAGAGCGACGTACCGCGCGAGGCGCTGCTGTCCGACAAGGTCGCGGGCGGCAAGGCGGACGGCACCGCGGACGTGGCCGGCCGGACCTGGGACCGCGTGCAGGGCGACAAGGCCCGCGCGCTGGCCGTGCAGAACGGCACCGGGACCACTCTGCTCACCGGCACCGCCTCCTACGAGGAACTGGCCGAGCTGGCGCAGGCGCTCAAGTAGCGCCGGCAGCCCACACGCATGCGGAAGGGGCCCGCACCGGACGAACCGGTGCGGGCCCCTTCGCGCGCGAAACGCGACAGGCCGGAGAGAGTCGGACCGGATCGCGTCAGACCGTGGTGACGACCTGGTCGTACTCCAGGCGCGGCGAGCGCGGGAACCAGGCGTCCTCGCCCGGCTTGCCGATGTTGACCACGGCCAGCACCGAGTGCTCGCCGTCGCCGAAGAACTCCTTGTCGATGCCCTCGGCGTCGAAACCGGTCATCGGGCCGGCGGCCAGGCCGGCGGCGCGCACGCCGACGATGAAGTAGGCGGCCTGCAGGGCGCCGTTCAGGGCGGCGGACCGCTCGCGGACGGGGCGCTCCGAGAAGAACACGTCCTTGGCCTGCGGGAAGTGCGGGAACTGGGTCGGCAGCTCCTCGTGGAACTCGTTGTCCACGGCCAGGATGGCGACCAGCGGGGCGGCGGCGGTCTTGGCCTTGTTGCCGTCGGCCAGGTGTCGCACGAGGCGCTCGCGGCCCTCGGCGGAGCGCACCAGGACGACGCGCAGCGGCTGCTGGTTGAACGCGGTCGGGCCGTACTTGACCAGGTCGTAGATCGCCTTGACCTGCTCCTCGGTGACCGGCTCGTCGGTGAAGGTGTTCGCGGTGCGGGCCTCGCGGAACAGCAGGTCCTGAGCGGCGGCGTCGAGTACCAGGGCGTCGGTGGTCATGTCAGTGCACCTCATGCGGGATGGATTCGTCGGTGTGACCGGCCGCGGCCGATCACCAGGTCCCAACATGGGTGAACTTTCAACGATTCCCGGCTCCGCTGTGACCTGCGTCACTCGCCGCCGGGCGTCTCGCCCTCCTCGGCGGCCAGCGCGGCGTCCAGCCGGGCCCGGGCGCCGTCCAGCCAGCGCTGGCAGACCTTCGCCAGCTGCTCGCCGCGCTCCCAGAGCGCCAGCGACTCCTCCAGCGACGTGCCGCCGTTCTCCAGCTGCCGGACCACCTCCAGCAACGCGTCCCGGGCGTGCTCGTAGCCCAGCGCGTCGTCCGGGGTCTGCGGCACCGCGTGCCGGTCCTGCTCCTGCTGCTCTGCCATGCGTGCCAGCGTAGGGGCTGGCACCGACACCCGGCAGCGGCCCGGGCCGTCGTGCGGCCGTCAGCCCTCGTCCACCGTGACGCCGAACGAACCGCCCGCCACCCGGGCGTGCAGCCCCTCCCCGGCCGCGACCTGCGCCGGGTCCGTCACCACCGTGCCGTCGGCCCGCT
The nucleotide sequence above comes from Streptomyces kaniharaensis. Encoded proteins:
- the glpX gene encoding class II fructose-bisphosphatase: MTTQYPHHLPSALEVAPEAPDRNLALELVRVTEAAAMAAGRWVGRGDKNGADGAAVKAMRTLVSTVSMNGVVVIGEGEKDEAPMLFNGERVGDGTGAECDVAVDPVDGTTLTAKGMNNAVAVLAVADRGTMFDPSAVFYMDKLVAGPEAAEFVDITAPPAVNIRRVAKAKGSAVEDVTVVILDRPRHDGLVREIREAGARIKFISDGDVAGAIMAAREGTGVDLLMGIGGTPEGIIAACALKCMGGVIQGRLWPKDEAERQKALDAGHDLDRVLTTNDLVSGENVFFVATGITDGELLRGVHYRQETATTSSLVMRSKSGTIREINSTHKLSKLRAYSAIDFDRAN
- a CDS encoding WhiB family transcriptional regulator; translated protein: MLEPRPDGRRQPQGSPGSAGSAGSVGDDNPWHTGAACRRDEVGLFFAPSKEPTAARLSREEQAKQVCARCPVLLECREHALAQPEPYGVWGGLTAAERRVVLARRRRRDTELREAARVAAAGRRIAG
- a CDS encoding exodeoxyribonuclease VII small subunit, with amino-acid sequence MAEQQEQDRHAVPQTPDDALGYEHARDALLEVVRQLENGGTSLEESLALWERGEQLAKVCQRWLDGARARLDAALAAEEGETPGGE
- a CDS encoding malonic semialdehyde reductase produces the protein MTTDALVLDAAAQDLLFREARTANTFTDEPVTEEQVKAIYDLVKYGPTAFNQQPLRVVLVRSAEGRERLVRHLADGNKAKTAAAPLVAILAVDNEFHEELPTQFPHFPQAKDVFFSERPVRERSAALNGALQAAYFIVGVRAAGLAAGPMTGFDAEGIDKEFFGDGEHSVLAVVNIGKPGEDAWFPRSPRLEYDQVVTTV
- a CDS encoding DUF4245 domain-containing protein, encoding MAGESKGLRGRQTVRDMVLSMLAVGGVVWIGYLFLPHDADSVPPLKVEYRVAAASAKRAAPYQLVAPEGLSDRWRATSVSYQPAAQSNGKGNAWHLGFVTPSGQYAAVEQSDVPREALLSDKVAGGKADGTADVAGRTWDRVQGDKARALAVQNGTGTTLLTGTASYEELAELAQALK